The sequence below is a genomic window from Clostridium putrefaciens.
TATAGATCCTGAGGTTTATAGTGGGTTTGCCTTTGGTTTTGGAGTAGATAGAATGGTTATGTTAAAGTATGGAATAGATGATATAAGGTTATTATATGAAAGTGATATAAGGTTCTTAAAAGAATTTTAATTTAAAAGATTGTAATAAATATATATTTAAATAAATTTAATCGAGGAGGAATAGCGGATGAAAGTACCATTTACATGGCTTAAGGATTACGTAGATATAGATATAAATGTTAATGAATTAGCAGATAGGTTGACTCTTTCAGGATCAAAAGTTGAAGAGGTTATAACAACTGGAGATGAAATTGAAAATGTAGTAACAGCGAGAATAGTTAAAATTGAACCACATCCAGATGCAGATAAACTTGTTATCTGTCAGCTTGACATAAGAAAGGATGAGTATTTGCAAATAGTTACTGGGGCTAAAAACATGAAGGAGGGTGATATTGTTCCAGCTGCCCTTCATGGAGCTTCTTTGGCTAATGGGCTTAAGATAAAAAAAGGAAAATTAAGAGGTATAGTTTCTAATGGAATGATGTGTTCAGAAGAAGAACTAGGGCTTGCAGAAGAAGGCACTGCTCTTGGGTTAATGATATTACCGATGGATACACCTATAGGAGAAGATATTAAGGAGGTATTAGGCTTAAATACTTCAATTATAGACTTTGAAATAACCTCTAATAGAACGGATTGTATGAGTGTAGTTGGGATAGCAAGAGAAACAGCAGCTACCCTTGATGTGAAATATAAAATGCCTAATATAAATTACAATGTTTCAGGTGAAGAAGATATTAAGGATATGATAAAGCTTCAAGTAAAGGATTCTTTGTGTAAAAGATATATGGCAAGGGCCATTAAAAATGTAAAGATTGAACCATCACCATCTTGGATGCAAGAAAGATTATTAGAAGCTGGAATTAGACCTATAAATAACATTGTGGATATAACGAACTTTGTAATGATAGAGTTAGGTCAGCCAATGCATGCTTTTGATATGAGGGATATAAAAGGAAACTCTATAATAGTTGAAAGAGCTAAGGCAGAAGAAAGGTTTATTTCTTTAGATGAAGTTGAAAGAGACCTAAATGAAAGTGTCTTAACTATAAGAGACGAAGAAAGAGCAATTGCACTTGCAGGAATCATCGGTGGTTTAAATTCACAAATAAAAGAAGATACAAATGTTGTAATACTCGAATGTGCAAATTTTGATGGAACTAATATAAGGGTAAACGCTAAAAAACTAGGAGTTAGAACAGAGTCGTCTTCTTTGTTCGAAAAAGACTTAGATCCTAATCTAACAAATATAGCATTAGATAGAGCATGTAGCTTAATAGAGGAGCTAAAGGTTGGACAAATTATAAGCGGAACTATAGATTACTACGAAGATAAGGTAGTAGAAAAAGAACTAACTGTAGATTATAAATGGATTAATAAGTTTTTAGGAACATCTTTAAGTAAAGAAGATATAAAAGGATACTTAGATAGACTAGAGTTAAAGACTTTATTAAAAGAAGATATGCTAATAATAAATGTACCAATATTTAGAAAAGATATAAGTATAAAAGAAGATGTAGCAGAAGAAGTTGCAAGAATTTATGGTTACAACAATATACCATCTACAATTAATAAAACTATAAATTTAAAAGATGGAAAGAACCTAAAGCAAAAACTAGATGATAAAGTTATATCAGTACTTCTTAATAGTGGGTTAAATCAATCTATAAGCTACTCCTTTGTTAGTCCTAAAGTTTTTGATAAAATTAATATGTCTAAAGAAAATATTCTAAGAGATACAATATCAATTAAGAATCCTTTAGGTGAAAATTATAGTATTATGAGAACTACTTGTATCCCATCCATGATGGAATCTTTGGCTAGAAATTATTCTAGAAACAATGAGGAAGTTTCTTTATTTGAAATAGGAAATGTATATATAAAAACTAATAAAGACTTACCAGAAGAAAGAAATACATTGGT
It includes:
- the pheT gene encoding phenylalanine--tRNA ligase subunit beta; its protein translation is MKVPFTWLKDYVDIDINVNELADRLTLSGSKVEEVITTGDEIENVVTARIVKIEPHPDADKLVICQLDIRKDEYLQIVTGAKNMKEGDIVPAALHGASLANGLKIKKGKLRGIVSNGMMCSEEELGLAEEGTALGLMILPMDTPIGEDIKEVLGLNTSIIDFEITSNRTDCMSVVGIARETAATLDVKYKMPNINYNVSGEEDIKDMIKLQVKDSLCKRYMARAIKNVKIEPSPSWMQERLLEAGIRPINNIVDITNFVMIELGQPMHAFDMRDIKGNSIIVERAKAEERFISLDEVERDLNESVLTIRDEERAIALAGIIGGLNSQIKEDTNVVILECANFDGTNIRVNAKKLGVRTESSSLFEKDLDPNLTNIALDRACSLIEELKVGQIISGTIDYYEDKVVEKELTVDYKWINKFLGTSLSKEDIKGYLDRLELKTLLKEDMLIINVPIFRKDISIKEDVAEEVARIYGYNNIPSTINKTINLKDGKNLKQKLDDKVISVLLNSGLNQSISYSFVSPKVFDKINMSKENILRDTISIKNPLGENYSIMRTTCIPSMMESLARNYSRNNEEVSLFEIGNVYIKTNKDLPEERNTLVIGLYGKVEYLNLKGVIENLVESLGIEKTHYERQSQDQAFHPGKTANLFIGKECAGILGEVHPDVTENYGIDTECYIAEINLDVLYKNANIVKKYKALPRFPAVTRDIALIVDEATFVQKIQSVIKSTGGNLVESINLFDVYKGKQIEDGKKSVAYAISYRSETKTLTDGEVNKVHDKIVRALEYKLGCKLR